In Sphingomonas sp. KC8, the sequence CTTGACCCGGATGTTCGCGCGCGGATCGAACATCTGGATGCGATCCATGATGGCGTCGTATCTTTCGGCCGGCATCTCGATACGCCCGAAAAGCATGCCGCGTTCGTGGCCCGGCACCCGCCGCAGCGCCACCCGGTCGTCCGCATCCACCCTGAAACCGGGGAACGGGTGCTGAACGTCAACAGCGGCTTCACCACCGCGATCGCCGATATCGATCCCGCCGAGAGCGTGGACCTGCTGCGCCTGTTGTTCGACGAGGTGAAACGCCCGGAATATCAGGTGCGGTTCCGCTGGAGCCCTGGGGCGATCGCGTTCTGGGATAACCGGTCGACCCAGCATTATGGCGTCGCCGATTATGTGGGGCCGCGCGATCTGGAACGGGTGACGATCATCGGCGATCGCCCGGTCGGTCCCAAGGCGCAGGTTTGACCGCGGTGGCGACGGCGCAAGATCGGATCGCGATCGTCGCCGCGCCGGTCTTTCCGACCCCGGCCAGGGCCTGGTGCGC encodes:
- a CDS encoding TauD/TfdA dioxygenase family protein, which encodes MTISPVQPLIGAEISGVDLMTVDAAGIAAIRAALLRYKVLFFRDQALDRAGHVALGKAFGELEVHPLSAHPDYPELLRIYSDGGVRVGRTAPAADFWHSDTTFRDTPSAASILKACTLPELGGDTLWANMAAVYAGLDPDVRARIEHLDAIHDGVVSFGRHLDTPEKHAAFVARHPPQRHPVVRIHPETGERVLNVNSGFTTAIADIDPAESVDLLRLLFDEVKRPEYQVRFRWSPGAIAFWDNRSTQHYGVADYVGPRDLERVTIIGDRPVGPKAQV